The Amphritea atlantica sequence TTTCGCTGGCTGCGCCAGACCTGCGAATGATCACCGACTACCTGCTGCTGTTCGGCTCGGCCTTTCTGGCGGCGACGATACTGCCGTTCTATTCTGAGGTACTGCTGTTCGCCCTGCTCCGCCAGGGCGGCGACCCTTTCATACTGGTGCTGGTGGCGACACTGGGTAACACCCTGGGGGCCGTAGTGAACTGGATATTGGGCCGCTGGCTGCTGCAATTCAAAGACCGGAAATGGTTTTACTTCAACGATAACCAGATCAACAAAGCCCAGCGCTGGTTTCAGCGCTACGGAGTCTGGAGCCTGCTACTGGCCTGGTTACCGGTGGGAGGCGACGCACTGACACTGATTGCCGGCATCATGCGCGTGCGGTTAACACTGTTTCTGATACTGGTAGGCATAGGAAAATCGCTGCGCTACATCACCGTCGCGTATGTGGCCGGCTGGTTTCCGGTCTAGCTGTAAACGTTTAGTAAGTCGTTCATTTGGGGGCGATATGAGCAGACTAAAGAAACAAAGCAGCCCGGCGAGTGAATCATAAGGCTTTCAATAGAGATGCCCGAAGGCCATTACAACATCGCCGCTCTTAGGCGATGGCCCTCGGTGTAAGCAGAAAACGCAAATAATCGAACCAGGTTCGAGGACGCCCTGCGATGGCCCAGATACGAAAAAGCCCCGACTCTCTTTTTACGATATGAGCGAGGCTTTATCAAAACAGTTGGTGCCCGGAGGCGGAGCATTGGCCGAAGGCCATTACAACATCGCCGCTCTTGGGCGATGGCCCTAGGTGTAAGCAAAGAGCGGCAAATAATCGAACCGGTTCGAGGACGCCCTAACATTCTTCCAGATACGAAAAAGCCCCGGCTCTCTTTTTACGAGATGAGTGAGGCTTTATCAAAAAATTGATGCCCGGAGGCGGAGCAATGGCCGAAGGCCATTACAACATCGCCGCTCTTAGGCGATGGCCCGAAGGGGGAGGAGCAACGCGACGAATAATCGAACCGGTTCGAGGACGCCCTAACATTCTTCCAGATACGAAAAAGCCCCACTACAAAGTGAGGCTTTATCAGAATCGTTGGTGCCCGGAGGCGGAGCAATGGCCGAAGGCTATTACAACATCGCCGCTCTTGGGCGATGGCCCGAAGGGGAGGAGCAACGCGACGAATAATCGAACCAGGTTCGAGGACGCCCTGCGATGGCCCAGATACGAAAAAGCCCCACTACAAAGTGAGGCTTTATCAGAATCGTTGGTGCCCGGAGGCGGAATCGAACCACCGACACGAGGATTTTCAATCCTCTGCTCTACCGACTGAGCTATCCGGGCAACGGGCGCCTATTAAACACGTCCGTCAGTTAAAAATCAACAGTATTTCAGGAAGGCCTGATAAAATATTACGTTACTGAACAATAAGTAACCGATCAGATACCATATTGTGCGCGATACGCCTGAATCGCTTCGATCTGAGCATCCATGCCGCCCTTTTCACCCAGATATTCCAGCAGATCATTGAGTGACACGATGCTGGCAACCGGCATATTGTAGTCGCGCTCGACTTCCTGAATCGCCGACAACTCGCCTTTGCCCTTCTCCTGACGGTTCAGCGCAATCACCGTGCCTGCCGGTGTCGCACCCGCCTTATCGATGATGTCCATCACTTCACGGATCGCCGTGCCGGCGGTGATTACATCATCAATAATCAGTACACGACCTTCCAGCGGCGCACCGACCAGATTGCCCCCTTCGCCATGGGCTTTCGCTTCTTTGCGGTTAAACACATAGGGAACATCCTCGCCAAATTCGGTCGCCAGCGCCACACAGGTTGCAGCGGCAAGCGGGATCCCTTTGTAGGCAGGCCCCAGAATCACATCATACTCGATCCCGGACTGCTGAATGGCGGCGGCATAACACTTCCCCAGACGGGCCAGCGCGGCACCGCTGTTAAACAGGCCTGCATTGAAGAAATAGGGGCTGGTACGGCCCGATTTCAGGGTGAACTCGCCGAATCGCAACACCTCTTTATCAATAGCGAACTCGATAAACTCTCTCTGATAATCCTGCATCCGGGCTCTCCGCAAAGCTGTGTAAAAAGTTGCGCGTATAATACAGGGTTTCTTCCTGTGCCTCCATTGTGAACAATGCTTAACCACTGAATTATTCACTCAGCGATTAATAGTCGGTGCTTTAGATTCAATTTTACTTAAACACCCAGTACAATGCGCCTTTCGCCTCAAATTGTGCTTCTCACAGGTTTATACGTTATGCGCGTCATTACATTCAATACACAGGGTATTGAACAGGCAACAGACAACGGGTTCTTCCAGTGGATGGTTAAACAGGATGCCGATGTGGTATGTCTGCAGGACCTGCGTGCCAAAGATTATC is a genomic window containing:
- a CDS encoding DedA family protein; this encodes MITDYLLLFGSAFLAATILPFYSEVLLFALLRQGGDPFILVLVATLGNTLGAVVNWILGRWLLQFKDRKWFYFNDNQINKAQRWFQRYGVWSLLLAWLPVGGDALTLIAGIMRVRLTLFLILVGIGKSLRYITVAYVAGWFPV
- the pyrE gene encoding orotate phosphoribosyltransferase: MQDYQREFIEFAIDKEVLRFGEFTLKSGRTSPYFFNAGLFNSGAALARLGKCYAAAIQQSGIEYDVILGPAYKGIPLAAATCVALATEFGEDVPYVFNRKEAKAHGEGGNLVGAPLEGRVLIIDDVITAGTAIREVMDIIDKAGATPAGTVIALNRQEKGKGELSAIQEVERDYNMPVASIVSLNDLLEYLGEKGGMDAQIEAIQAYRAQYGI